From a region of the Aeoliella mucimassa genome:
- a CDS encoding DUF1598 domain-containing protein has protein sequence MDLRIFQGISRKFFTAVAVVLAITLSSTSLAQFGGGGGFGGGGFGGGGGGFGGGGGGFGGGGFGGGTSGGNQNGSRAGGVMVDADGVMHRELINDPTGELTRARIEGAMARLEGDLTKVSEMRKVSLTRLEQAIAKKIAAGSGPDEVMKNLAGLTRIEYVFCYPETGDIVVAGPAEPWVEDLDGRMRGLNTGRPVVELQDMITALRAFPAQSGGKAPLMYCSIDPTEEGLQRMQQFLAQFGRSATPNDTQFIVNKLQEAMGKQVITIGGIPATTHFAQVMVEADYRMKLMGINLEQPPIRLKSYVDRARPGAVSRNAMERWYFVPDYQCVRAAEDSLAMQIVGQGVKLVGENEVISMHGGRATSGRVNAASQQYTAAFTKAYPELAEQSPVFAQLRNCIDMAVAAAFIQQHDLYSKAGWSMSLFGSEEQYPVETLNAPAEVATAVNAIWKGRTLMTPIGGGVEVRPTKALESENLLKDEDGSVASQRKQLDLNTLGPDQWWWD, from the coding sequence ATGGACTTGCGAATCTTCCAAGGCATTTCCCGTAAATTCTTTACCGCTGTAGCGGTGGTCTTAGCTATTACCCTGTCGAGCACCTCGCTGGCCCAATTCGGCGGCGGTGGTGGTTTTGGCGGTGGCGGCTTCGGCGGCGGTGGTGGTGGTTTTGGCGGCGGTGGCGGCGGCTTTGGCGGTGGCGGCTTCGGCGGCGGCACCAGCGGCGGCAACCAAAACGGCAGCCGTGCTGGCGGCGTGATGGTCGACGCCGATGGCGTGATGCACCGCGAATTGATTAACGATCCCACCGGCGAACTCACTCGCGCCCGCATCGAAGGGGCCATGGCCCGACTCGAAGGCGACCTGACCAAGGTCAGCGAGATGCGTAAGGTTTCGCTCACTCGCCTGGAGCAGGCGATTGCCAAGAAGATTGCCGCTGGGAGTGGTCCCGACGAGGTAATGAAGAACCTCGCTGGTTTGACCCGCATCGAGTACGTGTTCTGCTATCCCGAGACAGGCGACATCGTGGTCGCTGGCCCCGCGGAGCCTTGGGTGGAAGACCTTGATGGTCGGATGCGAGGCCTTAATACCGGCCGTCCGGTGGTGGAACTGCAAGACATGATTACCGCTTTGCGGGCGTTCCCTGCACAGTCGGGTGGCAAAGCTCCCTTGATGTATTGCTCGATCGATCCCACCGAGGAAGGCCTGCAACGCATGCAGCAGTTCCTCGCTCAGTTCGGTCGCTCGGCCACGCCCAACGACACGCAGTTCATTGTGAACAAACTGCAAGAAGCGATGGGCAAGCAAGTGATCACCATCGGTGGTATTCCTGCGACGACCCACTTCGCTCAAGTGATGGTCGAAGCCGACTACCGCATGAAGCTCATGGGCATCAACCTGGAGCAACCCCCCATTCGCCTGAAGAGCTACGTGGATCGCGCCCGCCCGGGTGCGGTGTCGCGAAACGCGATGGAACGTTGGTACTTTGTGCCTGATTACCAGTGTGTGCGTGCTGCGGAAGACTCGCTCGCTATGCAGATCGTCGGCCAAGGCGTGAAGCTGGTTGGCGAAAACGAAGTAATCAGCATGCACGGCGGACGGGCCACTTCGGGCCGCGTGAATGCTGCCAGCCAGCAGTACACAGCCGCGTTTACCAAGGCCTATCCTGAGTTGGCCGAGCAATCGCCGGTGTTCGCTCAGCTGCGTAACTGCATCGATATGGCCGTGGCAGCTGCCTTTATTCAGCAGCACGACCTCTACAGCAAAGCGGGGTGGTCGATGAGCCTGTTCGGCAGCGAAGAACAGTATCCCGTCGAAACCTTGAATGCTCCCGCCGAAGTAGCCACGGCTGTGAACGCCATCTGGAAGGGTCGCACCCTGATGACCCCCATCGGCGGCGGTGTCGAAGTGCGTCCGACCAAGGCTCTGGAGTCGGAGAATCTGCTTAAGGACGAAGACGGCAGCGTTGCCAGCCAACGTAAGCAGCTTGATCTCAATACCCTCGGCCCCGACCAATGGTGGTGGGACTGA
- a CDS encoding glycerate kinase type-2 family protein: MPTATQLRRDALAIWQAGVDSVLADRLLEREVQIDGQWLLVGDQEFDLEPVGRIVVVGAGKAGAAMARGLESALGPQLLAEKQVEGWVNVPAGTVTPTTAIHLHPSRPAGVNEPRPEGVEGSRQILNLVSSLAPNDLCLCLLSGGGSALLPAPSAGVSLAEKIAITRLLSGSGATIDQLNAVRRQLSDIKGGGLARACTASQLVTLVISDVLGDPLETIASGPTYPTKAGPEEAMQVLTELELLEHPDPVSIVEFLRRRLETGPHSPTPAIAELHHVILANNATAVDAAGIEAERRGYNHAMDCATSSEGPAEDVGRHLASMALSMRDTPGGPNCLITGGEPTVKLVASDQRGLGGRNQQLVLAAIQELGNCQGIALLSGGTDGEDGPTDAAGAFVDEQVIRQAQAGSLSAADYLARNDAYHYFEPLQSLIKTGPTGTNVCDLRVLVVDQQPKAK; the protein is encoded by the coding sequence ATGCCCACCGCTACCCAGCTTCGACGCGACGCACTAGCCATCTGGCAGGCGGGAGTCGACTCGGTGCTTGCCGACCGATTACTGGAGCGTGAAGTCCAGATTGACGGCCAATGGTTGCTTGTCGGCGACCAGGAGTTCGACCTCGAACCTGTCGGCCGCATTGTCGTGGTCGGAGCCGGCAAAGCGGGTGCCGCGATGGCCCGCGGGCTCGAATCGGCCCTCGGCCCGCAGTTGCTCGCCGAGAAACAGGTAGAAGGCTGGGTGAACGTGCCCGCCGGAACGGTCACCCCCACCACGGCCATCCACCTGCACCCCAGCCGCCCCGCGGGGGTCAACGAGCCCCGCCCTGAAGGGGTGGAGGGTTCGCGACAGATTCTCAACTTGGTTTCGTCGCTGGCTCCGAACGATTTGTGCCTATGCCTGCTTTCGGGAGGGGGATCGGCCCTGCTCCCAGCCCCCTCGGCTGGTGTTTCGCTGGCCGAGAAAATCGCGATCACCCGGCTGCTTTCCGGCTCGGGAGCGACCATCGACCAGCTAAATGCAGTTCGGCGGCAGCTGAGCGACATCAAAGGGGGCGGGCTCGCCCGCGCCTGCACGGCGAGCCAACTGGTGACGTTGGTGATTTCCGACGTGCTGGGCGATCCCCTGGAAACCATTGCCTCGGGGCCGACCTACCCGACAAAGGCCGGGCCGGAGGAAGCGATGCAGGTGCTGACCGAACTGGAGCTGCTCGAACACCCCGATCCGGTATCCATCGTCGAGTTCCTTCGCCGCCGGCTGGAAACGGGGCCTCACTCCCCTACCCCGGCGATAGCAGAGCTGCATCACGTGATTCTGGCCAACAATGCGACGGCCGTGGACGCGGCCGGCATCGAGGCCGAGCGTCGCGGGTACAATCACGCCATGGACTGCGCAACCTCGTCGGAGGGGCCCGCTGAGGACGTAGGGCGGCATCTGGCCAGCATGGCCTTGTCGATGCGCGACACGCCCGGCGGCCCCAATTGCCTGATCACCGGCGGCGAGCCCACCGTGAAACTGGTGGCAAGCGACCAGCGAGGCCTGGGCGGCAGGAATCAGCAACTTGTCCTGGCAGCCATCCAGGAGCTCGGCAATTGCCAGGGCATCGCCCTGCTCTCAGGCGGCACCGATGGCGAAGATGGCCCCACCGACGCTGCAGGAGCGTTTGTCGACGAGCAAGTGATTCGCCAGGCGCAGGCCGGCTCGCTGTCGGCTGCCGACTATCTGGCTCGCAACGACGCCTACCATTACTTCGAGCCGCTTCAGTCGCTCATCAAGACCGGCCCGACCGGCACCAACGTCTGCGACTTGCGCGTGTTGGTGGTCGATCAACAACCAAAAGCCAAGTAG
- a CDS encoding IS5 family transposase produces the protein MATKEKRTYKVTNWKEYNKSLIERGNITIWFSDEALENWEHPNDQTKVGRPFVFSDTAIECLLTIRELLKLPYRQTEGFGRSLVAMLGVEAAIPNYSSLAKRASKLNVSLDIANKRGDIDIVVDSTGMKVFGEGEWKMRTHGKSKRRTWRKLHLSVNPDTREIVAEILTENSCHDADAVPEMLEQVEQPVKKFHGDGSYDKWKVYEGLESEGIEPVIPPQHNAKIKQHGNSAEEPLPRDEAIRQIRRKGRRSWKEEVGYHRRSLAETTMYRVKQSFGSHLKNRVFENQQTEARLRCKIINQFTQLGLPQFEWS, from the coding sequence ATGGCTACGAAAGAAAAACGAACCTACAAAGTCACGAACTGGAAGGAGTATAACAAGTCGCTCATCGAGCGTGGAAACATCACTATTTGGTTTAGCGACGAGGCGTTGGAGAACTGGGAACATCCTAACGACCAGACAAAAGTCGGTCGCCCTTTTGTCTTCAGCGATACGGCGATCGAGTGCTTGCTGACGATTCGCGAACTGCTGAAACTTCCCTATCGGCAGACTGAGGGATTCGGCCGCTCGCTGGTGGCGATGTTGGGCGTCGAGGCAGCGATTCCCAATTATTCTTCGCTCGCCAAGCGAGCCAGCAAGCTGAATGTTTCGCTCGATATCGCTAACAAGAGGGGCGACATCGATATCGTGGTGGATAGCACCGGCATGAAAGTGTTTGGCGAGGGCGAATGGAAGATGCGGACGCATGGCAAGTCGAAGCGGCGGACATGGCGGAAGCTGCATTTGTCGGTGAATCCTGACACCCGCGAGATTGTGGCGGAGATTTTGACCGAGAACAGTTGCCACGATGCCGATGCGGTTCCCGAAATGCTGGAGCAGGTGGAGCAGCCCGTAAAAAAGTTTCACGGCGACGGTAGTTACGACAAGTGGAAGGTTTATGAAGGGCTGGAATCCGAAGGCATTGAGCCGGTGATTCCGCCGCAGCACAACGCCAAGATCAAACAACATGGCAACTCTGCGGAGGAGCCTTTGCCCCGGGACGAGGCAATTCGTCAGATTCGACGCAAGGGGCGTAGGAGTTGGAAAGAGGAAGTGGGCTATCATCGTAGAAGCTTGGCGGAAACGACCATGTACCGAGTGAAACAAAGCTTTGGGAGCCATCTCAAAAACCGAGTATTCGAAAACCAACAAACGGAAGCCCGCTTGCGCTGTAAAATCATCAATCAATTCACCCAACTCGGGCTTCCACAGTTCGAGTGGAGTTAG
- a CDS encoding VWA domain-containing protein, whose protein sequence is MPFAFDSPWYLLLLLLLPVIWVVSYRSISGLGFWRCISAITLRSLVFLLLVFALADIQYQKKTDKMTVVYLLDQSMSIPEDHRQLMKEFVNESVDKFRQEDRDRVAVIVFGRDAEVEIPPLEYFVGLRTFNSLLDPQYTNMESALERAQALFPEETAKRIVVVTDGNENLGDALSEARALADAGISIDVVPVDLPQRSEASVEKVDLPNDVRQGQPFELRVVLNHDAAEGSPPLPGTLRIKRKSGEQETIIAEMPVELDPGKSRFSATETIDRPDFYTYEAEFSPADPSSDTTAQNNEATAFTHVRGKGHVLVIEDWAATGQFDYMVDRLRTSGLEVTLMPSNQLFSSLADLQRYDTVVLANVPRSSTSGDDIDEDGGANFTDEQIAMLVRNTEELGCGLVMLGGRNSFGAGGWANTELEKAMPVDFQIKSTKVVPVGALAMMMHASEMPQGNYWQKRIAIEAIKVLGDRDYCGMIQWNMSDQWMWGRTKGGMLTVGPNRNMMLGSVDQMNVGDMPAFEGAMKMVANSFVLLDRQTNKPATKHMIIISDGDPTAPSAATLKQFKQLNVKITTVAVGAHGTVGTDTMRQIAEVTGGKYYMVRNANALPRIYQREARRVARPLVKDLEPPQAPRMVSEHEIVRGISPSSFPPLDGYVLTTVKDSALVEVILRSPTPAIDANNTLLAAWPYGLGKTVAFTTDAGHQLSKQWDSWEQYDQFYSQMIRWSMRPTGDTGNFSVATSVSDGRTRVVIDALDKNEEFINVTTMGATVVGPDMQPVPLVIEQVAPGRYIGEFDSISPGSYMISILPGGDQAMIRTGVNVSYSQEFKDRETNLSLLRTIANLEPTAGKPGELIGAAQNAMLTGDPKILPALLNTDPYRRDMPPAISRDSIWPWMVLIAATLFFFDVFIRRVQIGFEWLAPVWAYIGENLLGREREAEAPATMSRLQSRKREVQEQYESRRSATRFEAPEEAPDSNEPAPLAGLEEKPTQRTSPKPTPKVGEEKKEQESYTSRLLKAKKDVWKDRDK, encoded by the coding sequence ATGCCTTTCGCCTTCGATAGCCCCTGGTATCTGCTGCTGTTGTTGCTGCTGCCTGTCATCTGGGTAGTCAGCTATCGCAGTATTTCAGGATTGGGATTCTGGCGCTGTATATCGGCCATCACACTGCGTTCGCTGGTGTTTTTGCTGCTGGTGTTTGCCTTGGCCGACATCCAGTACCAGAAGAAGACCGACAAAATGACGGTCGTCTATTTGCTCGACCAGTCGATGAGCATCCCCGAGGATCATCGACAGTTGATGAAGGAGTTTGTCAACGAGTCGGTCGACAAGTTCCGCCAGGAAGACCGAGACCGGGTCGCGGTGATCGTGTTCGGCCGCGATGCCGAAGTCGAAATCCCACCGCTCGAGTATTTTGTTGGGCTGCGAACCTTCAATAGCCTGCTCGATCCCCAGTACACCAATATGGAAAGTGCCCTCGAGCGTGCTCAGGCGCTGTTCCCCGAAGAGACCGCCAAACGCATCGTCGTAGTGACCGACGGCAACGAAAACCTGGGCGACGCGCTTAGCGAGGCCCGCGCGTTGGCCGACGCGGGCATTAGTATCGATGTGGTTCCGGTCGACCTGCCGCAGCGGAGCGAGGCTTCGGTCGAGAAAGTCGACCTGCCGAACGATGTTCGACAAGGGCAACCCTTCGAGCTGCGAGTGGTGCTGAACCACGATGCTGCGGAGGGATCGCCTCCGTTGCCTGGTACGCTACGGATTAAACGCAAGTCGGGCGAGCAGGAGACCATCATCGCCGAGATGCCTGTGGAGCTGGATCCGGGCAAGAGTCGATTCTCGGCCACCGAAACCATCGACCGTCCTGACTTCTACACCTACGAGGCGGAGTTCTCGCCGGCCGATCCGAGCAGCGATACCACCGCCCAGAACAACGAAGCGACGGCATTCACTCACGTGCGCGGTAAAGGTCACGTGCTGGTGATTGAAGACTGGGCGGCCACCGGGCAGTTCGACTACATGGTCGATCGCCTGCGGACCAGCGGCCTGGAAGTGACGCTGATGCCAAGTAATCAGCTGTTCAGCTCGCTTGCCGACCTGCAGCGATACGACACCGTGGTGCTGGCCAACGTTCCGCGAAGCAGCACCAGCGGCGACGACATCGACGAAGATGGTGGTGCCAACTTCACCGACGAGCAAATCGCCATGCTGGTTCGCAACACCGAGGAGCTTGGTTGCGGGCTGGTGATGCTGGGGGGGCGCAATAGTTTCGGCGCTGGCGGATGGGCCAACACCGAGCTAGAGAAAGCGATGCCGGTTGATTTTCAGATCAAGAGTACCAAGGTGGTGCCGGTCGGCGCGCTGGCCATGATGATGCACGCCAGCGAAATGCCCCAGGGCAACTACTGGCAGAAACGCATTGCCATCGAAGCGATCAAAGTGCTGGGCGACCGCGACTACTGCGGCATGATTCAGTGGAACATGTCCGATCAGTGGATGTGGGGACGCACCAAAGGGGGCATGCTCACGGTTGGACCGAATCGCAATATGATGCTTGGTAGCGTCGACCAGATGAACGTCGGCGATATGCCGGCTTTCGAAGGGGCGATGAAGATGGTGGCCAACAGCTTTGTGTTGTTGGATAGGCAGACCAATAAGCCTGCCACGAAGCACATGATCATCATTTCCGATGGCGATCCGACCGCACCCAGTGCGGCGACGCTTAAGCAGTTCAAACAGCTCAACGTAAAGATTACCACGGTCGCGGTCGGTGCGCATGGTACCGTGGGTACCGACACCATGCGACAGATCGCCGAGGTAACCGGCGGCAAGTACTACATGGTTCGCAACGCGAACGCGCTGCCGCGCATCTATCAGCGCGAAGCCCGCCGCGTCGCCCGCCCGCTGGTGAAGGATCTGGAGCCACCGCAAGCTCCGCGGATGGTATCGGAGCATGAAATCGTCCGCGGCATCAGCCCCAGTAGTTTTCCACCGCTCGATGGTTACGTGCTGACTACAGTGAAGGACAGCGCCCTGGTTGAGGTGATCTTGCGTTCCCCGACGCCGGCCATCGATGCCAACAACACGTTACTTGCCGCCTGGCCCTATGGTTTGGGCAAAACGGTGGCTTTTACCACCGATGCGGGCCATCAGTTGAGCAAACAGTGGGACTCGTGGGAGCAGTACGATCAGTTCTATAGCCAGATGATTCGCTGGTCGATGCGCCCGACCGGCGACACCGGTAATTTCAGCGTTGCCACCAGCGTGTCCGATGGTCGTACGCGAGTGGTGATCGACGCGCTCGACAAGAACGAAGAGTTCATCAACGTCACCACCATGGGAGCCACGGTGGTCGGTCCCGACATGCAACCGGTGCCGCTGGTGATCGAACAAGTGGCTCCAGGACGCTACATCGGCGAATTCGACTCGATTAGTCCTGGTAGTTACATGATCTCGATCCTGCCGGGGGGCGATCAGGCGATGATTCGCACCGGCGTGAACGTCAGTTACAGCCAGGAGTTCAAGGACCGCGAGACTAATCTCTCGCTGCTCAGAACCATCGCGAACCTCGAACCGACGGCCGGCAAGCCGGGCGAGTTGATCGGGGCGGCCCAGAACGCCATGCTCACCGGCGACCCCAAGATCTTGCCGGCGCTATTGAACACCGACCCTTACCGCCGGGATATGCCGCCGGCCATCTCGCGCGATAGCATCTGGCCATGGATGGTGTTAATCGCTGCGACGCTGTTCTTCTTCGATGTGTTCATTCGCCGTGTGCAGATTGGTTTCGAATGGCTCGCTCCCGTGTGGGCCTACATCGGCGAGAATCTGCTCGGCCGCGAACGCGAAGCCGAGGCTCCTGCAACGATGAGTCGTTTGCAGAGTCGCAAACGCGAGGTGCAGGAGCAATACGAATCTCGCCGCTCGGCAACGCGATTCGAAGCCCCCGAAGAAGCTCCCGACAGCAACGAGCCGGCGCCGCTCGCTGGATTGGAAGAAAAGCCAACGCAGCGGACCTCGCCGAAACCGACACCCAAGGTCGGCGAAGAGAAGAAAGAACAAGAGTCCTACACGTCGCGATTGCTCAAAGCCAAGAAAGACGTGTGGAAAGATCGCGACAAGTAA
- the rpiB gene encoding ribose 5-phosphate isomerase B, which yields MRIAVASDHRGFQIKEQIVDMLRDKGHDVEDAGTTGPESVDYPDFAAIVAKKISNGTTDRGILICGTGIGMAIAANKFPGVRAAPCTDEVTAEISRRHNDLNVLCLSADLISPRTVERMIETWVNTEFEGGRHLRRIQKIDELECCKKDGENE from the coding sequence ATGCGTATAGCCGTTGCGAGCGACCACCGCGGTTTCCAGATCAAAGAGCAAATCGTTGACATGCTCCGCGATAAGGGCCACGACGTGGAAGACGCGGGAACCACCGGGCCCGAGAGCGTTGACTATCCTGACTTTGCCGCGATCGTTGCTAAGAAAATTAGCAACGGCACCACTGATCGAGGCATCTTGATCTGCGGCACCGGCATCGGGATGGCGATTGCCGCCAATAAGTTCCCCGGCGTGCGGGCAGCTCCCTGCACCGACGAGGTGACCGCCGAAATCAGCCGTCGTCACAACGATCTGAATGTGTTGTGCCTGTCGGCCGACCTCATCTCGCCCCGTACGGTCGAGCGAATGATCGAAACCTGGGTAAATACCGAGTTTGAAGGGGGACGCCACCTTCGCCGGATCCAGAAGATCGACGAGCTGGAATGCTGCAAGAAGGATGGCGAGAACGAATAG
- a CDS encoding prenyltransferase/squalene oxidase repeat-containing protein: MSIHRTIATCVAVACLAALAPLSSAEETENAKLQEVVTKGLDYLRETAQEPSGMISPRSGSGITSLSVTAALRLGVSLDDPLVAKGLKALEGVVKPDGGIYSSPRLKNYETCVAIMCFAEAKNVAGDARYDDILNNAERFVRGLQIGSDGQVDKADPEFGGVGYSGKERPDLSNTVYLLEALHAVDTPSSDPAVQRALTFVSRCQNLDAEFNDTKFAALVDDGGFYYVIPTEKVDPSISDRYTENGGLRSYGSMTYSGLKSLVYAGLTKDDPRATAALEWIRENYTLERNPGQGTAGLYYYYHTFASALAAMGAPEITTADGQSKQWQKELIDHLAKTQRDDGSWVNQNRQWFENDPGLCTAFSLLSLSYCDDDLQPSKPSEE; this comes from the coding sequence ATGAGCATCCATCGTACGATTGCCACCTGCGTGGCCGTCGCCTGCCTGGCGGCACTGGCCCCGCTGAGTTCCGCTGAGGAAACCGAAAACGCAAAGCTACAAGAGGTGGTTACCAAGGGCCTCGATTACCTGCGTGAGACCGCTCAGGAGCCCTCCGGCATGATCTCCCCCCGCTCGGGATCGGGCATTACCTCGCTTTCGGTTACCGCGGCGCTCCGCCTGGGCGTGTCGCTCGACGATCCACTAGTCGCAAAAGGCTTGAAGGCCCTCGAAGGCGTCGTAAAGCCCGATGGCGGTATCTACTCCAGCCCACGACTCAAGAACTACGAAACCTGCGTGGCGATCATGTGCTTTGCCGAGGCCAAGAACGTGGCCGGCGACGCTCGTTACGACGACATCCTGAACAACGCCGAGCGGTTCGTCCGCGGCCTGCAGATCGGCTCCGACGGGCAGGTCGACAAAGCCGATCCCGAGTTTGGCGGCGTCGGCTACAGCGGCAAGGAGCGACCCGACCTGTCGAACACGGTCTACTTGCTCGAGGCCCTGCACGCCGTGGATACGCCAAGCAGCGACCCTGCGGTTCAGCGCGCCCTGACGTTTGTCTCCCGCTGCCAGAATCTGGACGCCGAGTTCAACGACACCAAGTTTGCCGCCCTGGTCGACGATGGTGGCTTCTACTACGTCATTCCGACCGAGAAGGTCGACCCTTCGATTTCGGACCGCTATACCGAAAACGGTGGTCTGCGGAGCTATGGCTCGATGACCTACTCGGGCCTGAAGAGCCTAGTTTATGCGGGTTTGACCAAGGACGATCCCCGCGCCACCGCGGCGCTGGAGTGGATTCGCGAGAACTACACGCTGGAGAGAAACCCCGGTCAGGGGACCGCTGGTCTGTATTACTACTACCACACGTTTGCCAGTGCCCTGGCCGCGATGGGTGCCCCTGAGATCACCACCGCCGACGGCCAAAGCAAGCAATGGCAGAAAGAGCTGATCGACCATCTGGCCAAAACCCAGCGAGACGATGGCTCGTGGGTCAACCAGAATCGCCAGTGGTTCGAGAACGATCCGGGCCTGTGCACCGCGTTTTCGCTGCTTTCGTTGAGCTACTGCGACGACGACCTGCAGCCCAGCAAGCCATCGGAAGAGTAA
- a CDS encoding L-threonylcarbamoyladenylate synthase — MPPLVIDIHRTDDLRDVVHRAVQALVEGKLVAFPTETVYGVAASACNAEAVDRLLTTKSRDPGSPFALAIKSAGEARDYAPDMSPLAYRLARRCWPGPVTLVVDCDEKRGLVGQLAPSVRQAVCPQGTVGLRVPANQVLLDVLCMINGPLALTSANFKGEPEAINADDVIKSLGDKVDLVLDDGPARYGRPSSVVRVNGNKFSILREGVVGKPTLERLARYMVVMVCTGNTCRSPMAEALMRKALSDKLGIPLDEMDARGVLVMSAGLAAAPGSPPSTESVTMMKEHSLSIDDHRSQPLTDQVLRHADLVLTMTRSHLHAIAQSSPEAGAKTEPLMPGGEDVADPIGGPLETYRACAEQIAKGVDYHAERIAEIVRSTAAE, encoded by the coding sequence ATGCCGCCGCTTGTTATCGACATCCACCGCACCGACGACCTACGCGATGTAGTCCATCGCGCTGTACAGGCCCTGGTCGAAGGCAAACTCGTGGCCTTTCCCACCGAAACCGTCTATGGTGTCGCTGCCAGTGCTTGCAACGCCGAAGCGGTGGATCGGCTGCTAACCACCAAGAGTCGCGATCCTGGCTCCCCCTTCGCCCTGGCGATCAAAAGCGCCGGCGAGGCTCGCGATTATGCTCCCGACATGAGCCCGCTGGCTTACCGTCTGGCCCGCCGCTGTTGGCCTGGGCCGGTGACGCTGGTGGTTGATTGCGACGAAAAGCGAGGTTTGGTCGGTCAGCTGGCCCCCAGTGTTCGCCAGGCGGTCTGCCCTCAGGGGACCGTGGGCCTGCGAGTCCCGGCGAATCAGGTGCTGCTCGACGTACTGTGCATGATTAATGGCCCGCTCGCGCTGACGAGCGCCAATTTTAAAGGGGAGCCCGAGGCCATCAATGCCGACGACGTGATCAAGTCGCTCGGCGACAAAGTCGACCTGGTGCTCGACGATGGCCCCGCCCGCTACGGACGCCCCAGTTCGGTGGTGCGTGTGAATGGAAACAAGTTCTCGATCTTGCGTGAGGGTGTAGTGGGCAAACCGACTTTGGAGCGACTCGCACGATACATGGTGGTAATGGTTTGCACCGGCAATACCTGCCGCAGCCCGATGGCCGAAGCCCTGATGCGAAAGGCCCTTTCCGACAAATTGGGCATTCCACTCGACGAAATGGACGCCCGCGGCGTGCTGGTCATGTCGGCCGGTCTGGCGGCCGCGCCGGGTTCGCCCCCCAGCACCGAGTCGGTGACAATGATGAAGGAGCACAGCCTGTCGATCGACGACCACCGCTCGCAACCGCTGACCGACCAGGTGCTGCGACACGCTGACCTGGTGCTGACGATGACTCGCAGCCATCTGCACGCGATCGCCCAGTCGAGCCCCGAAGCGGGAGCCAAAACCGAACCACTGATGCCAGGCGGGGAAGACGTGGCCGACCCCATCGGTGGGCCGCTGGAAACCTACCGGGCGTGTGCCGAGCAAATTGCCAAAGGCGTGGATTATCACGCCGAACGCATCGCCGAAATCGTCCGAAGTACTGCTGCTGAATGA
- a CDS encoding NHL repeat-containing protein yields the protein MNKLPFHYRSSLASSQDRRAFLLNMLAAGAALPLVGCTGGTSGKKPDKVWGERGITDGKLQKPRAMCIDQDDLLYLVDITARIQVFDTDGKYLRGWRTPESKNGRPTGMSIIDGWLYVADTHYFRVLVYSLDGQLNDERTFGQEGDGPGDLGWTTDIARDSAGNLYVSEYGKHDRVQKFAPDGTFLLQWGTHGTEPGQFLRPQCLWVDEKDQVWVCDAGNHRLQVFDTEGAFLFTWGEEGIEPGQLSYPYSMWIDHQDQVLVCEYGNSRVQKLTRKGEPVAMWGDVGREPGQLHNPWAIVQDSKKKTYVLDSYNHRVQQFRI from the coding sequence GTGAACAAATTGCCTTTCCATTACCGCTCTTCCCTCGCAAGTTCGCAAGACCGGCGAGCCTTTCTGCTGAACATGTTGGCTGCGGGAGCCGCGTTGCCATTGGTCGGGTGCACCGGCGGCACGAGTGGCAAGAAGCCGGATAAGGTGTGGGGCGAACGTGGCATCACCGACGGAAAGTTGCAAAAACCGCGGGCCATGTGCATCGACCAGGACGACCTATTATACCTAGTCGATATCACCGCTCGTATCCAGGTGTTCGATACCGACGGCAAATACTTGCGCGGCTGGCGAACACCGGAGAGTAAAAATGGCCGCCCCACCGGCATGTCGATCATCGATGGCTGGCTGTATGTAGCAGATACCCACTACTTTCGGGTGCTGGTTTACTCGCTCGATGGACAATTGAACGACGAGCGGACCTTCGGCCAGGAAGGGGATGGCCCTGGCGATTTGGGCTGGACCACGGACATCGCCCGCGACTCGGCTGGCAATCTATACGTGTCGGAGTATGGCAAACACGATCGCGTGCAAAAATTCGCCCCCGATGGAACTTTTCTCCTACAATGGGGCACGCACGGCACTGAGCCGGGACAATTCCTGCGTCCGCAATGTTTGTGGGTGGACGAGAAGGATCAGGTTTGGGTCTGCGATGCTGGAAATCATCGCTTGCAGGTCTTCGACACCGAGGGGGCGTTTCTTTTCACTTGGGGCGAAGAGGGAATCGAGCCGGGACAGCTTTCGTATCCTTATAGTATGTGGATTGACCACCAAGATCAGGTGTTGGTTTGCGAATACGGCAACAGCCGGGTGCAGAAACTGACCCGCAAGGGGGAACCAGTCGCCATGTGGGGCGACGTGGGCCGCGAACCGGGGCAGTTGCACAATCCCTGGGCCATCGTCCAAGATTCAAAAAAGAAAACCTACGTGCTAGATAGCTATAATCACCGAGTCCAACAGTTTAGGATCTAA